The Vicia villosa cultivar HV-30 ecotype Madison, WI unplaced genomic scaffold, Vvil1.0 ctg.002326F_1_1, whole genome shotgun sequence genome contains a region encoding:
- the LOC131638528 gene encoding putative UDP-rhamnose:rhamnosyltransferase 1, translating into MEDQPKKFLHITVFPWLAFGHIIPSFHLSKLIAQKGHKISFISTPRNIKRLPQLPPTLQPFINFVELPLPHIDQLPENAEATMDIPTHIVPYLKKAFDGLQQPLTEILETSTPDCIIYDFAPYWLPPILSKLGVLSIYFSIFSAFGFSRFLEHLVVQKSSEEDQIISHVHYEQNESGVSDLFRVKETLFGANFIAARSCMEIEGESLKSLQNQSKKKVIPVGLLPPSLEFSEDKEDENWDTILKWLDKQEKQSVVYVAFGSEVILSDEEFTEIAKGLEISSFPFLWILKKQDKHDLLVENDSNKNGLIWNNWAPQLRILAHESIGGFLTHCGWSSVIESLQVGCPLIMLPFHNEQGLVASLMEGKMVGVKVERNDEKFNRDSVAKALRLVMVEEEGKGYRSKAKEMRKIVGDMELHQKYIDDFVDYVELHIPASKH; encoded by the coding sequence ATGGAAGATCAGCCTAAGAAGTTTCTTCATATAACTGTTTTTCCATGGCTTGCTTTTGGTCATATAATTCCATCCTTTCATCTTTCTAAACTCATTGCTCAAAAGGGTCATAAAATTTCATTCATTTCCACACCTAGAAACATCAAACGCCTCCCTCAACTTCCTCCTACTTTACAGCCTTTCATCAATTTTGTAGAACTTCCACTTCCACATATAGATCAACTACCCGAAAATGCAGAAGCCACTATGGACATTCCAACACATATCGTTCCATATCTCAAGAAAGCATTTGATGGTCTTCAACAACCTTTGACAGAAATTTTGGAAACATCCACTCCTGATTGTATCATATATGACTTTGCACCTTATTGGCTACCACCAATATTATCAAAGCTTGGCGTCTTAAGCATCTATTTCTCGATTTTTAGTGCATTTGGTTTTTCTCGATTTTTAGAGCATTTGGTAGTTCAGAAGTCAAGTGAGGAGGACCAGATTATTTCTCATGTCCACTATGAACAAAATGAATCTGGTGTTTCAGATTTGTTTAGGGTGAAAGAAACTCTTTTTGGTGCTAATTTTATTGCTGCAAGAAGTTGCATGGAGATCGAAGGTGAGTCTTTAAAATCCCTTCAAAACCAATCCAAGAAAAAAGTTATACCAGTTGGATTATTGCCACCTTCACTAGAATTCAGTGAAGATAAAGAGGATGAAAATTGGGATACAATCCTAAAGTGGTTGGATAAACAGGAAAAACAGTCAGTGGTTTATGTTGCATTTGGAAGTGAAGTGATATTAAGTGATGAAGAATTTACTGAGATAGCTAAAGGATTGGAAATATCTAGTTTTCCCTTTCTTTGGATTTTGAAGAAGCAAGATAAACATGATTTGCTTGTTGAAAATGACTCAAATAAGAATGGATTGATTTGGAATAATTGGGCACCACAGTTGAGAATCTTAGCACATGAGTCAATTGGAGGATTCTTGACACATTGTGGTTGGAGTTCAGTGATTGAGAGTCTTCAAGTTGGATGTCCACTTATTATGTTACCTTTCCATAATGAACAAGGTTTAGTTGCTAGCCTTATGGAAGGAAAAATGGTAGGGGTAAAGGTAGAGAGAAATGATGAGAAATTCAATAGGGATTCAGTGGCTAAAGCATTGAGATTGGTGATGGTGGAGGAGGAAGGAAAGGGTTATAGAAGTAAAgcaaaagagatgagaaagaTAGTTGGAGATATGGAGCTGCACCAAAAATATATAGATGACTTTGTTGATTATGTGGAATTGCACATCCCTGCCTCTAAGCATTAA